From Paenibacillus graminis, a single genomic window includes:
- a CDS encoding GH39 family glycosyl hydrolase, protein MKHSFIPIPYLPGCPIHFMINDYNSGELQQHSGLEVIWLLQGKLKVMVGQNDYFLHENDLLLINHFESHQVIPQVLDAYFIQLHIDSLFIYKYNHDFYSLLYDLKSFKNSEDNQNPYDVIRILFSQIITRKYKHNMEINSDVLRLLGYLTSRFSKRLSSAEPENPVSNKDSNIVQQILNRVELDFKGKLTLNEIALGQHYNPSYLSDQFRKNVGVTFKAYLEEIRIRYSLFLLQHQEASISNIALASGFSDEKSYYKAIKNKFSLTPLQLRKKYQERDDGRNLFNHLNAELINKYATIPIQPETIEENTIETTVVVEDIQTDRYELKQVWNKIINIGSANTLLNQNIRDQIKEMQEEIKIGYLRFEGVFNQAMDVVQKDRDGLKFNWKFINNILDYLRDIEIKPFICLSYMPPLFASKSTSFFNYQGNTSPPKEMSQWLSLVQSFMMNCINRYGRDFVSEWYFQIWTEFPAYDIHWSGTLEQYLEFYKQTALLIKGISPSLKVGPAAENFHTEEHISEKLLKYCEKNDIPIDFYSCNIYHNRVKFKEWLDRSITNPVDIKLIPFQYEEKNHTKHLLEKMHRMLKAHYKKDIEFIVTRWNFSWDVTNFLHDTAFMATFIIDNMLDKSAALVNAMGYLSASDILYEWDIKNTPFFGGTGLVNTEGIKKSAYYAYVFLSKLGSTVFAKGKNYIMTREGEDIQILVYNHTYPDQLFMKGGQADKNSYDIFEESNDLLLNIHLKNIYGTFKCKRYSLNRNNGSAYDEWIRMGEYVDLNHEETDYLKNISRPSLQLNQLTLQGDCHLTLHVPVHGVECIILNKFYN, encoded by the coding sequence TTGAAGCATTCATTTATTCCTATTCCATATTTACCGGGATGTCCAATACATTTCATGATTAATGATTATAATTCCGGGGAGCTCCAACAACACTCAGGTCTGGAAGTCATTTGGCTGCTTCAGGGCAAGCTGAAGGTAATGGTCGGTCAAAATGATTATTTTTTACATGAAAACGATCTCCTTTTAATTAACCATTTTGAATCCCATCAAGTAATTCCACAGGTATTGGATGCTTATTTTATTCAACTGCATATAGATAGTCTTTTTATATATAAATATAATCATGACTTTTATAGCTTGTTATACGATTTAAAATCCTTTAAAAATAGTGAAGACAATCAAAATCCGTATGATGTCATTCGCATTCTATTTAGTCAAATTATTACCCGGAAATACAAGCATAATATGGAAATCAATAGCGATGTTCTTCGGCTATTAGGATACTTAACCTCCCGCTTTAGCAAGAGGCTCTCTTCGGCCGAACCGGAAAATCCTGTCTCGAATAAAGATTCGAACATTGTCCAACAAATACTGAATCGGGTTGAACTGGATTTCAAAGGGAAGCTTACGCTAAATGAAATAGCGCTGGGGCAGCATTACAATCCATCTTATTTGTCAGACCAATTCAGAAAAAATGTAGGAGTTACCTTTAAGGCGTATTTGGAGGAAATCCGGATCAGATACTCCTTATTTTTGCTGCAACACCAGGAAGCTTCCATTTCAAATATTGCGTTAGCCTCGGGCTTTAGTGATGAAAAAAGCTATTATAAAGCGATAAAAAACAAATTTTCGTTAACTCCCTTACAATTACGTAAAAAATATCAGGAGCGGGATGACGGAAGGAATTTATTTAACCATTTGAATGCAGAATTAATTAATAAATATGCAACTATTCCTATCCAGCCCGAAACGATAGAAGAAAATACGATTGAAACAACCGTTGTTGTTGAGGATATTCAAACAGACCGGTATGAATTGAAGCAGGTCTGGAACAAAATCATTAATATTGGATCTGCAAATACGCTGTTAAACCAGAATATCCGTGACCAAATTAAAGAAATGCAAGAAGAAATTAAGATTGGTTATTTACGCTTTGAAGGTGTTTTTAACCAGGCAATGGACGTAGTGCAAAAAGACAGGGACGGTTTAAAATTCAACTGGAAGTTTATTAACAATATTCTTGATTATCTAAGGGATATTGAAATTAAGCCTTTTATTTGTTTGAGCTATATGCCGCCTTTATTTGCAAGCAAAAGCACCAGCTTCTTTAATTATCAGGGGAATACTTCTCCGCCAAAGGAAATGAGCCAATGGCTTTCCCTTGTTCAATCCTTCATGATGAATTGTATCAATCGCTACGGCCGTGATTTCGTATCTGAATGGTACTTCCAAATATGGACCGAGTTTCCTGCCTATGATATTCACTGGAGCGGCACACTTGAACAGTATTTAGAATTTTACAAGCAAACTGCACTTCTCATTAAAGGAATATCTCCATCACTAAAAGTGGGGCCTGCAGCAGAAAATTTCCATACTGAAGAACATATTTCTGAGAAGCTTCTTAAATATTGTGAAAAGAATGACATACCCATTGATTTTTACAGCTGCAATATTTACCATAACCGGGTCAAATTTAAGGAATGGCTGGATAGGTCTATAACAAATCCTGTTGATATAAAATTAATTCCATTTCAATATGAAGAAAAAAATCATACAAAACATTTGCTGGAAAAAATGCACCGAATGCTCAAAGCTCATTATAAGAAGGATATTGAATTCATCGTAACACGCTGGAATTTTAGCTGGGACGTTACGAACTTCCTCCATGATACAGCTTTTATGGCCACTTTTATTATTGATAATATGCTTGATAAATCGGCAGCACTTGTAAATGCTATGGGTTATTTATCAGCTTCCGATATTCTCTATGAGTGGGATATAAAAAATACCCCGTTTTTTGGGGGGACCGGATTGGTCAATACAGAAGGGATAAAGAAATCGGCATATTATGCTTACGTATTTTTATCCAAGTTAGGAAGCACAGTATTTGCCAAGGGTAAAAATTATATTATGACAAGGGAAGGAGAAGATATTCAAATTTTGGTTTACAACCATACTTATCCTGACCAATTGTTCATGAAGGGCGGGCAAGCGGATAAAAATTCTTATGATATCTTTGAGGAGTCTAATGATTTATTACTAAATATCCACCTGAAAAATATTTACGGAACCTTTAAATGTAAACGGTACAGCCTCAACCGTAATAACGGATCAGCGTATGACGAATGGATTCGGATGGGCGAATACGTCGATCTGAACCATGAAGAAACGGATTATTTAAAGAATATATCCAGACCTTCATTACAATTAAATCAGCTTACATTACAAGGTGATTGTCATCTTACTTTGCATGTTCCGGTTCACGGTGTGGAATGTATTATCTTAAATAAGTTTTACAACTAA
- a CDS encoding sugar phosphate isomerase/epimerase family protein encodes MKLGVFDPVFGSLSLDEMLDKIAAAGLNAVEIGSGGNPGNSHCPTDELLASEAAREAYLDKFTKRGIMISAFSCHNNPISPDREEARQGDEILRKSIKLASLMGVAVVNTFSGTAGDSDEAKTPNWPVTPWPTVYSDILTWQWEHKLIPYWKEIAQLAEEHGVKIGIELHGGFLCHTPYTILKLREATGPAIGANLDPSHLWWQGIDPVGAIKILGKAGAIHHFHAKDTYLDQDNINMYGLTDMQPYGDVQTRAWTFRSVGCGHSLSEWSDIMSALRTYGYDYVVSIEHEDPLMSVDEGFYRAVTNLQSILIREQPLDMWWA; translated from the coding sequence ATGAAATTAGGAGTATTTGATCCCGTATTTGGAAGTCTGAGCCTGGATGAGATGCTGGATAAAATCGCCGCCGCCGGCCTGAACGCCGTCGAGATCGGCTCGGGCGGGAACCCCGGCAACTCCCATTGTCCTACGGATGAGCTGCTGGCAAGCGAAGCGGCCCGTGAGGCATATTTGGACAAGTTCACGAAACGCGGCATTATGATCAGCGCGTTCAGCTGCCATAACAACCCGATTTCGCCGGATCGGGAGGAAGCGCGCCAGGGCGATGAAATCCTGCGCAAGTCGATCAAGCTCGCTTCACTGATGGGCGTTGCTGTAGTCAACACGTTCTCGGGCACAGCCGGGGACAGCGACGAGGCCAAAACGCCGAACTGGCCGGTCACACCTTGGCCTACAGTGTACAGCGATATTCTAACCTGGCAGTGGGAGCACAAGCTGATTCCTTACTGGAAAGAAATCGCCCAGCTCGCGGAAGAGCATGGCGTGAAGATCGGCATCGAGCTGCACGGCGGCTTCCTGTGCCATACCCCGTATACGATTCTCAAGCTGAGAGAAGCAACCGGTCCGGCGATTGGCGCGAATCTCGATCCGAGCCATCTGTGGTGGCAGGGCATTGATCCTGTAGGTGCGATCAAGATTCTCGGCAAAGCCGGCGCGATCCACCATTTTCATGCCAAAGACACGTACCTGGACCAGGACAACATCAACATGTACGGTCTGACAGACATGCAGCCTTATGGCGATGTGCAGACCCGCGCGTGGACCTTCCGCTCCGTCGGCTGCGGACACAGCCTGTCCGAATGGTCGGACATTATGAGTGCGCTGCGTACGTACGGCTATGATTACGTGGTTAGTATTGAGCACGAAGATCCGCTCATGTCCGTGGATGAAGGCTTCTACCGCGCAGTGACCAACCTGCAGTCGATTCTGATCCGCGAGCAGCCGCTGGATATGTGGTGGGCGTAA
- a CDS encoding GNAT family N-acetyltransferase, which yields MSHDIIIEQLEELQPEIVQQLNTLIIDVVADGASIGFLPPLGAEEAEAYWRGVLAPDVRLWVALEGETITGSVQLHSVSKPNAPHRAEIAKLMVHPQHRRKGIARRLMETAEQAAAAEGRTLLVLDTREGDPSNLLYQSRGFVEAGKIPDYVISGDGEMSATVIYYKHQ from the coding sequence ATGAGCCATGACATTATTATCGAACAGCTTGAGGAATTACAACCGGAAATTGTACAGCAGTTGAACACGCTGATTATAGATGTGGTTGCGGACGGCGCTTCTATCGGTTTCCTGCCTCCGCTTGGAGCAGAGGAAGCGGAAGCTTATTGGCGGGGAGTGCTGGCTCCTGACGTCCGGCTATGGGTCGCACTTGAGGGTGAAACCATTACAGGCTCGGTGCAGCTGCACTCTGTATCCAAGCCGAATGCGCCGCACCGGGCGGAAATTGCCAAGCTGATGGTGCATCCGCAGCACCGCCGCAAGGGCATCGCCCGCAGGCTCATGGAGACCGCGGAGCAGGCAGCGGCGGCGGAAGGCCGGACGCTGCTGGTGCTGGACACACGTGAGGGTGATCCCTCCAACCTGCTCTATCAGTCACGCGGATTTGTGGAAGCGGGCAAAATCCCCGATTATGTCATCTCCGGCGATGGCGAGATGTCCGCCACAGTGATTTATTATAAGCATCAGTAA
- a CDS encoding ThuA domain-containing protein gives MTRVTVWNEYRHEREEDRIREVYPQGIHAQLASFLSEAGLDTATATLDEPEHGLTEEVLNNTDVLVWWGHVAHQEVSDEIVNRVHQRVLQGMGLVVLHSGHMSKIFMKLMGTSCDLKWREAGEKERLWVMDPSHPIAEGIGEYIDLEQEEMYGAHFDVPAPESLIFVGWFEGGNVFPSGSTYRRGSGKIFYFQPGHESYPTYYNKEIQQVIINGVNWCAPTKRDYPVYGHSEALEPIREKVGV, from the coding sequence TTGACCAGAGTAACCGTATGGAATGAATATCGTCATGAACGTGAGGAAGACCGAATCCGTGAGGTGTATCCGCAGGGCATTCATGCCCAGCTGGCATCCTTCCTCAGTGAAGCCGGACTGGATACAGCGACAGCAACGCTGGATGAACCGGAGCATGGGTTAACGGAGGAAGTGCTGAACAACACGGATGTACTGGTATGGTGGGGGCATGTGGCCCATCAGGAAGTGAGCGATGAGATCGTGAACCGGGTTCATCAGCGCGTGCTGCAGGGAATGGGGCTGGTGGTGCTGCATTCAGGGCATATGTCCAAAATCTTCATGAAGCTGATGGGCACAAGCTGTGATCTGAAATGGCGCGAAGCCGGGGAAAAAGAGCGCCTGTGGGTCATGGACCCGAGCCATCCGATTGCCGAAGGCATCGGCGAGTATATTGACCTTGAGCAGGAAGAAATGTACGGGGCACACTTTGATGTTCCAGCACCGGAGTCGCTGATTTTTGTCGGCTGGTTCGAAGGCGGGAATGTATTCCCGAGCGGATCGACGTACCGGCGCGGCAGCGGAAAGATTTTTTATTTTCAGCCCGGACATGAGTCCTACCCGACCTATTACAATAAAGAAATTCAACAGGTGATTATCAACGGCGTGAACTGGTGTGCGCCAACTAAGCGTGATTACCCCGTGTATGGACATTCCGAGGCACTGGAGCCAATTAGAGAAAAGGTGGGAGTATAA